In Pseudonocardia cypriaca, a single genomic region encodes these proteins:
- a CDS encoding DUF6653 family protein has protein sequence MAAMEKAVLGEALGADRNHVPVPVRHRVAPNVLLHDDMAARP, from the coding sequence ATGGCTGCGATGGAGAAGGCGGTGCTGGGTGAGGCCCTCGGGGCCGACCGCAACCACGTCCCCGTGCCGGTGCGGCACCGGGTCGCGCCGAACGTCCTGCTGCACGACGACATGGCGGCGAGGCCGTGA
- a CDS encoding CPBP family intramembrane glutamic endopeptidase: protein MITDVPVPRPAVGSPRTWLRFLAGFAVLYGVLAVAAAGDPSGRWHLVIAAAVLLTAVIVERVLHPAPISGFLRRCWGLGRPAGRPLAAAVGVSTIVLGVYPLFAAVSGSALALRPDWPWLLVGVFAFHGLAEELVWRGYAFRRLREGRSFRSAVLWTMPLVAATHVPIVLTMGPAVGIGAMAVAAVTSLPFAHLYEAGHRTLWAPAVLHTAIDSFKLFVVPAAAATTFSLLLVSVSLVVPLLVLAVPRPVAVPASTDKAFS from the coding sequence GTGATCACCGACGTCCCCGTGCCACGGCCGGCCGTCGGGTCACCCCGGACGTGGCTGCGGTTCCTCGCAGGCTTCGCAGTGCTGTACGGCGTGCTCGCGGTCGCTGCGGCCGGCGATCCCAGCGGGCGGTGGCACCTCGTGATCGCGGCGGCGGTGCTGCTGACCGCCGTGATCGTCGAGCGGGTCCTGCACCCGGCACCGATCAGCGGGTTCCTGCGTCGCTGCTGGGGGCTCGGCCGCCCGGCCGGGCGCCCGCTGGCCGCCGCCGTGGGTGTCTCGACCATCGTGCTCGGCGTGTACCCGCTGTTCGCGGCGGTCAGCGGGTCGGCATTGGCGTTGCGCCCCGACTGGCCGTGGCTGCTCGTCGGCGTGTTCGCCTTCCACGGGCTCGCCGAGGAGCTGGTCTGGCGGGGCTACGCCTTCCGCCGGCTGCGCGAGGGCCGCTCGTTCCGGTCGGCGGTGCTGTGGACCATGCCGCTGGTCGCCGCCACCCACGTACCGATCGTGCTGACCATGGGCCCGGCGGTCGGCATCGGGGCGATGGCCGTCGCAGCGGTCACATCGCTGCCGTTTGCCCACCTCTACGAGGCCGGACACCGGACGCTCTGGGCGCCCGCCGTGCTCCACACGGCGATCGACAGCTTCAAGCTCTTCGTCGTCCCGGCGGCCGCCGCGACGACCTTCTCGCTACTTCTCGTCTCTGTCAGCCTCGTCGTCCCGCTGCTCGTCCTCGCGGTACCGCGACCGGTCGCCGTTCCCGCCTCGACGGACAAGGCCTTCTCATGA